A region from the Hylaeus volcanicus isolate JK05 chromosome 6, UHH_iyHylVolc1.0_haploid, whole genome shotgun sequence genome encodes:
- the LOC128878884 gene encoding nuclear pore complex protein Nup98-Nup96 isoform X5: MFGQAGNASFTGFNNATQTSPFGQSAFGKPIATTSFGSAATPVFGSSNTSLFSSKPAGSTTGGLFGNTTTPPAFTQPSFGGFGTTNTNTNLFGSPQQNPSTSLFGTNATTSAFGQSNKSAGFSFGTTTGANLFGQPQQPTQQTTPFGQTNTTANTNLFSTAPGFGNTNTATTSVIGTVVKFTPVITTDSMSKNGISHSISARHCCIASMKEYESKSYEELRFEDYSVGRKGPSTGIFGTAAQSSPFGNTGAGFGGMSGGFGTTTQSGSSGPFGKQMTSFGTPSTTTTNSFAFNSTPSTNLFGTNTQAKPFGTAAPTPLFPTSNTNQTAGTSFGSINPAQNTGFGSTFGSTQPNQNIGLFNQNKSAFNVPPTSSSTSFTSFGQAPASNTGATLFGAKSTGTAGFGTAPTFGSTTTSTFGTTTGFTPGQNSGTSLFNTCFKPAGQTSGFSFGSNAAPSTGLGTNTGLTLGSGSTLFGQQKPGGLFGAPGTNTTFNTTASFGSSTFGTNSNMGTGMGMSLLGPGSANNQMKSTGTVPVHQQILALVSAPFGDSPLLKNLLPASGKAEELLKPSNAPSKILNGPQYKVTADNKSPKIKAKVVTPAQLSKKSMFEGLDEEDPLSEAFQPRPNAKRLVLRPKSISNSIILSPSENSQPVGKNAQSPGKEEEKTNGMNSYVENTSIEAVDKENHIHENNRQSGNDRRSSTSWLKTSLPRNSTTKHSNEESEGQRSPFSAANGSTDEVVNNTITELRPYANTSPSNHIHSEVNNSGDASLKNNSLADKSCVDTSAQNTDSSQELDDSSFWAQQNSQWKMNAAKVTLKRAGYYTIPPLEKLEEYVNGETCIVPHFTVGRKGYGNVYFSDSFDIYGLNLDEIVHFRLKEVIIYPDDEKKPPVGQGLNRKAQVTLDRVWPHDKSLHKPITDPHRLTAMDYEEKLRRVSAKHDTRFLEYRPETGSWVFKVDHFSKYGLSDSDEDDSNNASLVTDPKRLKLSEAGQQKSATNLEQSKVPNKKVAAIVNGTTNDSKIGGADYSDLLGSVAAKVKFHREVGRALPASPTEENACLRGTDSHKLQLMKANFFDGSDEEMSDVYERDLDRALFLPEQKNSIRYVLDSTQKLDEDQDYGTLYNPTLRSNLTIYRMPSFAYEEPILSKADAKSKRAMEIIGSKLPIYEKSFPDPIIVPITTILKWQSEVIPLYKSIIYKLESRCIADTGIQMGRMFKPSWGPGLTLLTLSTKKQAAEVHLCSPFERIWSYMYGRLPEDRTSAAVVQRIQILGGDWSNAECSQTFEKSIEGHLKIQLSHCIMDQEGDCPLFNVDTDIHKARMALHAHCNLAEECAESWMDQSASDSFATYVANVWKLCVALWGTLPEINVCPEDSADHHIVIARREAIGEWLKNVIRLTLDWDVTNMTYEEQIMRLLFAFKLEEACQNAQKVGDHCLALLMAQLCSGMPTKALINQQMALWQDSGADENISKDRLKIYALLAGEPLVSSKQGPINVCQGLDWKRALAVHLWYFSSPVASIRDALELYETSFDPSKTTDVYATSPTPEYKGGDYELELNNGKPIYDLCFHLLKLYCTGNHALGELLNPAAHTADPLDYRLSWLMQQVLLALGYSHLSEHVAALTHVNFATQLEAHGLWHWAVFVMLHLKGDARKRKTGVMNLLERHVEIDDDDIPDYEQEQFSKEEQEKLSKRKQEQCVREEREKFLKEELGIPSIWIHQAKAVKSYVTKRYDKAASYFIQAEQWNTAHEIIIEHLAADAIINENYKYLRDLLKPLNPPEFSGTISGWAHQGQLLLEYMDITMDIESLLRGADPRGISYKLELLKPRLTCLCLKINQFPCPTAKHRLCQAEIAKRTLHLARSLLQSNENKSNVILQLVSQLPLPEDYAQQELRPIINMRVNEIISQTV, translated from the exons ATGTTTGGGCAAGCAGGAAATGCATCATTCA CTGGTTTTAATAATGCAACGCAAACCAGCCCCTTTGGGCAGTCGGCGTTTGGTAAACCAATAGCTACCACGAGCTTTGGGAGTGCCGCGACACCAGTATTTGGTAGTAGTAACACTTCTCTCTTTAGTTCAAAACCAGCAGGTTCTACTACGGGTGGCTTGTTCGGCAACACTACAACACCACCTGCATTCACTCAGCCATCTTTTGGAG GTTTTGGGACAACCAATACAAATACTAATCTATTTGGTAGCCCTCAACAAAATCCAAGCACAAGTTTATTCGGCACAAATGCGACAACTTCGGCGTTCGGACAGTCGAATAAGTCAGCTGGATTTAGCTTTGGTACAACAACTggagcaaatttatttggacaACCCCAACAGCCGACTCAACAAACCACTCCTTTCGGACAAACAAATACCACtgcaaatacaaatttgtttagcACTGCACCTG GTTTTGGCAATACAAATACCGCCACCACAAGCGTTATCGGCACCGTCGTTAAATTTACTCCCGTCATTACTACCGACTCTATGTCAAAAAATGGTATATCTCACAGTATATCGGCGAGGCACTGTTGTATCGCATCAATGAAAGAGTACGAATCAAAATCATACGAGGAATTACGGTTCGAGGATTATTCTGTGGGACGAAAAG GACCCAGTACAGGAATTTTTGGCACAGCTGCACAATCTTCGCCATTTGGTAATACAGGGGCAG GTTTCGGTGGAATGAGCGGCGGTTTTGGAACGACCACTCAAAGTGGATCAAGCGGTCCGTTTGGAAAGCAAATGACAAGCTTTGGAACACCTTCGACGACAACTACAAACAGTTTCGCTTTTAATTCTACTCCAAGCACAAATTTGTTTGGTACTAATACACAGGCCAAACCTTTCGGTA CAGCAGCACCGACGCCACTCTTTCCAACCAGTAATACTAATCAAACGGCGGGTACAAGTTTTGGTAGTATCAATCCTGCTCAAAACACTGGTTTTGGATCCACGTTTGGGTCGACACAACCAAATCAG AATATTGGTTTATTTAATCAGAACAAATCGGCATTCAATGTTCCGCCTACGTCGTCCAGTACTAGTTTCACCAGCTTTGGCCAAGCACCCGCCAGCAATACAGGCGCAACTTTGTTTGGTGCTAAGTCTACCGGAACTGCAGGTTTTGGAACGGCACCCACTTTCGGTTCGACTACAACATCGACTTTTGGAACTACAACAGGTTTCACTCCTGGTCAAAACTCCGGTACTTCATTGTTTAATACATGTTTTAAACCTGCAGGACAGACGTCTGGATTCTCTTTTGGTTCTAATGCTGCGCCTTCTACTGGACTGg GTACAAATACTGGCTTGACATTGGGTAGCGGTTCTACCCTGTTTGGCCAGCAAAAACCAGGTGGTTTATTCGGTGCTCCTGGAACCAACACAACGTTCAACACAACGGCATCCTTCGGATCTTCAACTTTTGGAACCAATTCAAATATGGGAACTGGCATGGGAATGAGTCTACTTGGCCCTGG GTCTGCGAACAACCAAATGAAGAGCACAGGGACGGTACCGGTTCATCAACAAATTCTGGCATTGGTGTCCGCGCCATTTGGCGATTCGCCGTTATTGAAAAACCTTTTGCCc GCTTCTGGGAAAGCGGAAGAGCTGTTGAAACCCTCGAACGCGCCATCTAAAATATTGAACGGTCCTCAGTACAAAGTTACGGCGGATAACAAATCACCGAAAATCAAAGCCAAAGTAGTGACACCTGCACAATTGTCCAAA AAGTCGATGTTCGAAGGCCTCGATGAAGAGGACCCCCTTTCGGAAGCGTTCCAGCCACGTCCAAACGCGAAGCGCTTGGTGCTGCGTCCAAAGTCTATAAGCAACTCGATTATATTGTCACCGTCGGAAAATTCACAACCCGTAGGAAAGAATGCGCAATCTCCtgggaaagaagaagaaaaaactaATGGAATGAATTCCTACGTTGAGAACACATCTATCGAGGCTGTGGATAAAGAAAATCATATTCACGAGAATAATCGACAATCAGGGAATGATCGACGATCGTCTACATCTTG GTTGAAAACAAGTCTTCCACGTAATTCGACAACGAAGCATTCGAACGAAGAATCCGAGGGACAACGTTCGCCATTTTCCGCGGCAAATGGATCCACCGATGAAGTGGTAAACAATACTATTACAGAATTGCGACCTTACGCAAATACGAGCCCATCGAATCATATACACTCGGAAGTCAACAATTCTGGTGATGCGTCTTTGAAGAATAACTCTCTCGCAGATAAATCGTGCGTGGATACTTCAGCACAGAATACCG ATTCGAGCCAAGAACTAGACGATAGTTCCTTCTGGGCACAACAGAACTCGCAATGGAAAATGAACGCGGCGAAAGTAACGCTGAAACGCGCAGGTTATTACACAATTCCGCCGCTCGAAAAACTAGAGGAATATGTCAACGGAGAAACTTGTATCGTACCGCATTTCACTGTTGGCCGCAAGGGTTACGGAAACGTGTATTTTTCTGATTCCTTTGACATTTATGGTCTCAATTTAGATGAAATCG TACATTTTCGACTCAAGGAAGTTATAATTTATCCGGACGATGAAAAGAAGCCACCGGTCGGGCAAGGATTAAATCGTAAAGCACAGGTTACGTTGGATCGAGTGTGGCCACACGATAAATCTTTGCACAAACCGATTACCGATCCTCATCGTCTAACCGCAATGGATTACGAGGAGAAGCTACGAAGAGTATCCGCCAAACACGATACCAGATTCCTCGAGTATCGGCCTGAAACTGGATCGTGGGTTTTCAAG GTCGACCATTTCTCCAAATATGGTTTGAGCGATTCGGACGAAGACGACAGCAACAATGCCAGTTTGGTCACCGATCCGAAAAGATTGAAATTGTCAGAAGCTGGCCAGCAAAAATCTGCAACTAATTTGGAGCAATCTAAAGTTCCT AACAAGAAGGTTGCGGCCATTGTCAATGGTACGACGAATGATTCCAAAATAGGAGGCGCTGATTATTCCGATCTGCTTGGAAGTGTTGCCGCTAAAgtgaaatttcatcgagaagTTGGCAGAG CATTGCCAGCAAGTCCAACTGAAGAAAATGCTTGTCTTCGGGGTACGGACAGTCATAAATTGCAATTGATGAAAGCCAATTTTTTCGATGGTAGCGACGAGGAAATGAGCGACGTCTACGAGCGAG atttaGACCGTGCATTGTTTCTTcccgaacaaaaaaattctatacgaTACGTTCTCGACTCTACTCAGAAGCTAGACGAAGACCAGGATTATGGAACACTTTACAATCCGACATTACGTTCGAATTTGACGATTTATCGTATGCCATCTTTCGCATACGAAGAACCGATACTTTCAAAGGCAG ACGCTAAATCGAAACGAGCGATGGAAATCATTGGTTCCAAATTGCCAATTTACGAGAAAAGTTTTCCAGACCCAATAATAGTTCCGATCACGACTATTCTTAAATGGCAGTCCGAAGTGATTCCACTATATAAgtctattatatataaactCGAGTCTCGTTGCATCGCTGACACCG GTATTCAGATGGGGAGAATGTTTAAACCGAGCTGGGGACCTGGTTTAACGCTGCTCACATTGAGTACGAAGAAACAAGCGGCCGAAGTACATTTGTGCAGTCCGTTCGAACGGATTTGGTCTTATATGTACGGTCGTCTCCCGGAAGACAGAACTTCCGCCGCGGTCGTTCaacgtatacaaattttaggtGGTGATTGGTCGAACGCAGAATGCAGCCAGACTTTTGAG AAGAGTATAGAGGGTCATCTAAAGATTCAATTATCACATTGTATAATGGATCAAGAGGGAGACTGTCCGCTGTTCAACGTAGACACTGATATTCACAAGGCGAGAATGGCTTTGCACGCTCATTGCAACTTGGCCGAAGAGTGCGCTGAATCTTGGATGGATCAATCTGCTTCCGATAGTTTTGCTACATATGTTGCTAATGTTTGGAAACTCTGCGTGGCTCTCTGGGGAACTCTGCCCGAGATAAATGTTTGCCCTG AAGATTCAGCAGATCATCATATCGTAATAGCTAGACGGGAGGCTATAGGAGAatggttaaaaaatgttatacgaTTAACGCTCGATTGGGATGTTACAAATATGACTTACGAAGAACAGATAATGCGTTTGCTATTCG CCTTCAAGCTAGAGGAAGCTTGTCAGAACGCACAAAAAGTAGGAGATCATTGTCTGGCTCTTTTGATGGCCCAGTTATGCAGTGGTATGCCTACAAAAGCATTAATAAATCAACAAATGGCGCTATGGCAAGATTCCGGGGCTGACGAGAATATATCGAAGGatcgattaaaaatctatGCACTGCTGGCGGGCGAACCACTGGTGTCTAGCAAACAGGGTCCCATCAACGTCTGCCAGGGTCTCGATTGGAAGAGAGCACTAGCCGTACATCTTTG GTATTTTTCATCGCCGGTTGCATCAATAAGAGACGCCTTAGAACTGTACGAGACATCGTTCGACCCAAGCAAAACAACGGATGTTTACGCGACATCACCCACGCCTGAATACAAAGGCGGCGATTACGAGCTCGAACTAAACAATGGGAAACCAATATACGATCTCTGTTTCCATctcttaaaattatattgtaccGGAAATCACGCGTTAGGAGAACTTTTAAATCCAGCGGCGCACACCGCCGATCCTCTGGATTACAGACTcag TTGGCTGATGCAGCAAGTACTGCTAGCTTTGGGTTACTCGCATCTCTCGGAACACGTCGCCGCTTTAACTCATGTCAACTTCGCGACACAGTTGGAAGCCCACGGACTTTGGCACTGGGCGGTGTTCGTAATGTTACATTTGAAAGGAGACGcccgaaaaagaaaaactggcGTGATGAATTTATTGGAGCGTCATGTTGaaatcgacgacgacgacattCCCGATTACGAACAGGAACAATTTTCTAAGGAAGAGCAAGAGAAACTTTCCAAAAGAAAGCAAGAACAATGCGTGAGAGAAGAGCGGGAAAAGTTCTTGAAGGAAGAGCTCGGTATACCTTCTATTTGGATTCACCAGGCCAAAGCTGTGAAAAGTTACGTAACCAAAAG ATACGACAAAGCTGCTTCTTATTTCATTCAAGCCGAACAGTGGAATACGGCtcatgaaattattatcgaacaCTTAGCTGCAGACGCTATAATAAATG aaaattacaaGTATCTGCGTGACTTGTTGAAACCGTTGAATCCTCCGGAATTTAGCGGCACCATAAGCGGATGGGCTCATCAAGGACAATTACTTTTGGAATATATGGATATAACCATGGACATCGAATCGTTGTTACGCGGTGCTGATCCTCGCGGAATAAGTTATAAATTGGAGTTACTAAAACCACGATTGACGTGTCTCTGTTTGAAGATCAATCAGTTCCCTTGTCCAACTGCTAAGCACAG ACTCTGCCAAGCAGAAATCGCAAAGAGAACGTTGCATCTAGCTAGAAGTTTGCTGCAgtcaaacgaaaataaatccaaCGTGATACTTCAGCTCGTCTCCCAGCTGCCATTGCCGGAAGATTATGCTCAACAAGAACTACGTCCTATTATCAACATGCGCGTGAACGAAATTATATCGCAAACAGTGTAG